From the genome of Poecile atricapillus isolate bPoeAtr1 chromosome 23, bPoeAtr1.hap1, whole genome shotgun sequence, one region includes:
- the APOBEC2 gene encoding C->U-editing enzyme APOBEC-2, with the protein MAEKQEEPSNAQNGEPDNAEEGEGMKKKVKREDLPPFEIVTGERLPAIFFKFQFRNVEYSSGRNKTFLCYVVETQGKEPVTSRGYLEDEHAAAHAEMAFFNTILPTCQAGTRHDVTWYVSSSPCVTCAQRICEALRKNKGLRLTIMVGRLFMWEEPEMQAALRSMKEAGCKLRIMKPQDFEYVWKNFVEQEEGEEAKSFVPWEDIQENFQYYEEKLAEILH; encoded by the exons ATGGCAGAGAAGCAGGAGGAGCCCAGCAATGCCCAGAACGGGGAACCTGACAATGCCGAGGAGGGCGAGGGGATGAAGAAGAAGGTGAAGAGGGAGGACCTGCCACCCTTTGAGATTGTGACAGG ggaaCGCCTCCCGGCCATCTTCTTCAAATTCCAGTTCAGGAACGTGGAATACAGCTCGGGCAGGAACAAAACCTTCCTGTGCTACGTGGTGGAGACGCAGGGCAAGGAGCCGGTGACGAGCCGCGGGTACCTGGAGGACGAGCACGCGGCCGCCCACGCCGAGATGGCTTTTTTCAACACCATCCTGCCCACGTGCCAGGCGGGCACCCGCCACGACGTCACCTGGTACGTGTCCTCCAGCCCCTGCGTCACCTGCGCCCAGAGGATCTGCGAGGCCCTGCGCAAGAACAAGGGGCTGCGCCTCACCATCATGGTGGGCAGGCTCTTCATGTGGGAAGAGCCCGAGATGCAGGCCGCCCTCAGGAGCATGAAGGAGGCGGGCTGCAAGCTGAGGATTATGAAGCCTCAAGACTTTGAGTATGTCTGGAAGAACTTtgtggagcaggaggaaggggaggaggccAAGTCTTTCGTGCCCTGGGAGGATATTCAGGAGAATTTCCAGTACTACGAGGAGAAGCTGGCTGAGATCTTGCACTGA
- the TSPO2 gene encoding translocator protein 2 → MWAYTVGFTVLPHVGGFLGWFLNRKEIPEWYEKLKKPSWCPPRKVFPVAWTMLYTGMGYASYLVWNDLGGCGSKAIVPMGLYGAQLALNWAWPPLFFGAHNLNMALVDVLCLDGLAIGTMCSWYRINRLAAALLLPYLAWLAMATCITIRVWKDNPQQKKD, encoded by the exons ATGTGGGCTTACACCGTGGGCTTCACCGTCCTGCCCCACGTCGGAGGATTCCTTGGCTGGTTCCTCAACCGGAAGGAAATCCCGGAGTGGTACGAGAAGCTGAAGAAACCCTCGTGGTGCCCACCCCGCAAAGTGTTCCCTGTGGCCTGGACCATGCTGTACACGGGCATGGG CTACGCCTCCTACCTGGTGTGGAACGACCTGGGTGGCTGCGGCAGCAAGGCCATCGTCCCCATGGGGCTCTACGGGGCTCAGCTGGCGCTCAACTGGGCCTGGCCCCCCCTGTTCTTCGGTGCCCACAACCTCAACATG GCGCTGGTGGATGTGCTGTGCCTGGACGGGCTGGCCATCGGCACGATGTGCTCCTGGTACCGCATCAACAGGCTGGCGGCAGCGCTGCTGCTGCCCTACCTGGCCTGGCTGGCCATGGCCACCTGCATCACCATCCGCGTCTGGAAGGACAACCCCCAGCAGAAAAAGGACTAA